The following nucleotide sequence is from Novipirellula galeiformis.
GACATTTGGAAAGTCTGGACCTGCTTTGCCGGGCGAGTGCTCCGTTGAATCCACCCGATATTATGTCAGACCCCTCAGCGGCAGCCGACACGAATCTGCTGGGTGATTATCGGCTCGGACGCGAAATCGGACGCGGCGGGATGGGCGTGGTGTACGAAGCGACGCAAATGTCGTTAAGGCGGAATGTGGCGATCAAGATACTGCCATTTGCGGCGGTGTTGGATCAACAACAAGTCGCACGTTTTCGCAACGAAGCCCAGGCCGCCGCTTCGCTTCACCATCCCCATATCGTTCCGGTGTTTGCCGTCGGTTGCGAACGGGGCGTGCACTATTACAGCATGCAACTCATTGATGGACATACGCTCGAACAGGTTATCAAAGAGATGTCTGGGGAGGGTCAAGGTAACAACATCGAGCCGGTCAAACCCGTTGCGATTTTTGATCCCGATGAAGAATCGACGATCGCGCTGCCGATCGGGGATCGGATGAAAGGGAGCTCGCGTCGATCCGCTACGAGTGCCCGCCCAGGATCGCTGGATTCCCCGTCGAAAGAGAACACACGGCGAATCGATGCGGGGACCACCGTCCAAACCATCCGTAACCGCAACTTCATCGAGAATACGGTTGACTTGATCATTAGTGTTGCCGATGCGCTCGATTTTGCCCACCAACAGGGCGTGGTACACCGTGACATCAAGCCATCGAACTTGCTGATCGACTCAGCGGGGAAGGTCTGGGTTGCCGACTTTGGATTAGCTCGAGTGCGTGGGCTCGGCGACCTGACGGTCGAGGGCAAGGTAATGGGAACCGCCCGCTACATGAGCCCAGAGCAAATCGGCGGACGTCCACAAGAAATCGATCATCGCACCGATATCTATTCGCTCGGCGTCACGCTGTACGAATTATTAACCCTGCGCCCGGCATTCACCGACGTGAATCGCGACCAATTGTTCGCGGCGATCGAGAGCGACATGCCCACCCCGCCGCGGCGGCTGAATCAATCGATCGCGATCGACCTCGAAACGATCATGCTAAAAGCGATCGCCAAACGAAAGGATGATCGATATGCCACCGCTGGGGAAATGGCGAACGACCTTCGACGTTTCCTCGAGGGGAAACCGACTTTAGCTCGTCGTCCAACCCCGGTCGAACGCGCCTTTAAGTGGGCGATTCGTCGGCAACGCTTGGTGACGGTCTCCTTTGCGATTGCGATCGTAGTCATGGTTGGCTTGACGTTCGCTACCCTATTGATCTCACACCAAAGTCGGCTTAAAGAACAAGCAACCGCTCGCGCCCATTTACACCTTGATCAAGCTCACGCTTTAGTCGATCGAATGGGCGGTTTGATGACGCAACGACTGCCCGCGGTGCAAGTCGTCGCTCCATTGCGGATGGAGATGTTACGTGAAGCTGAACGCTACTACTTAGACTTCCTTCGCTATGCCGAACACGAACCGTCACTGCAGACAGAATTGGCGAAGGTGCAATTTCGCCTCGCCGCGACCTACTCTCATTTGGGAGATGTGGCTGCCGCCGAATCGAAGTACCAAGAATCGCTGCGTAGCTACGAAGCGGTTCAGGATGGCGACCAGTGGAACGCGGAAGTCCAGGCCGACTTTGCATTGTGTCTGAACAATTTGGCGACGCTGCGGAAGGAACAGGGCCGGTTTACCGAGGCCTTGGCGAGCTATCGCAAAGCGACGGCATTACAAAATTCACTGTTGGCATCCCACGTCCACTCAGCTCGCTTTTTACGCGAGTGGGCAATGACTCAGAATAATTTTGCATTGCTACTTTGGCAATGTGCGGAGCAGCAACAAGCCGAGCGATTACTTGTCGAGATTGAATCCCGGCTGACGGAGGTGCTTGGCAGTGCGCCGCCCGATTGGGACGCGTGGCAGCAACTAATCGAGTCCCGCAATGTGCTCGCCGCGATCTTACTTGACAATGACATCGCACGGGCCGAAGGGTTACTTAAAACAAACATCGATGATCTTGAAACCATGGGTGCGTTGTCCGGTGCGCAAAGCCAGCGTGACTGGAAGCTCGAGACCGCAATCAATTCTCTGACGCCTGCGACCCAGTGGGCCGTCGCGCAGAACAATCTGGCTACGCTACTCAGTCGCAAAGGTGACTACGACTTGGCGACAAAGCATGTCCGGCTTTCGATCGAAATGCTCAATCAAGCTGCCGAGAACAACCTCAACGATATTGATACCCAGGAACAACTGGGGATCGCACACAACAATCTCGGCCAATTGATTTGGAGTCAAGGTTCGGGCGAAGACGCCCAAGCCGAGGCCGCGTTAGCCGAGTTCAAAATAGCGGAGACGACATTTCGAAACCGGCTAGCCGTCCAGGCAAATCATGCGGATTCGATAAGTCGGTTGGGTGGCGTGTTGCACAACATCGGAATGGTCCAACAACGCTGTGGCAACCTCGCCGCCGCCGTCGACCGGGTGACCGAAGCCATGGAACTGCAAGCCGAGGCGGTTAAACAAGCCCCATTTCATCAAGGCTATCGGGAGTATTTGGAAAGTCATCGCGAACTTCTCGACCAAACTCTGAGTCGAATTAAGAAGTCAGGAGCCCCGCTCGCGCTGGAACGGGAACATCCCGACACAGCGTACCACGACGGCGTGCAATGGACGTGGCTTCGAGCAACAAATAACGGGCGGTAAGGAAGGGACCAATGGCGCGTCAGCAAAGGAAATATCGTACCACCGCCCCTCTTCGTCATCGACATACGACGATGAGAATCGAGCGTTTGGAGCCTCGTACCCTGTTGGCTGGCGTGGCCGATCTCGGTGCCGACTCCGCGTTTCCGCCCGCAAGCGACACTGCGTTTGAGTCAAGCGATCACCCCCGTGATGAAATAACGCGCCACGTTGCGTTGGCCGCCGATCCGACCACGCGTGAATTCTCAGGCGTACCAGCGTTCAAATCCGCGGACGACAGCGCCATGCCGACTAAGATTTCGGAGGCGGCCAATGGAAACGTGCGTTCGAATTGTCGCCCTGACACGATCGACGATTACGTTGGCAAAGAGGAAGAAATTTGTCAGCCCGATCCGCCCGTCGTAGAAACGAGTGAAGCCGAACAAGACGCTGCGACCGATATCGAACCCGTTCAAATGTTTGACGGATCATTGCGGATAACCGGCAGCGGCGTGAAAAACGCCGCGGACGTCGAAACGCAAATGCGTTCATCGCCGATCGCAATCGTTGCGACATCGCCCTCCGCGCCGCTAAGGTCCACGCCGCAAACCGCTTCGCTTGCGCCGAAGGAAATCGGTTTCGCGTCGAGCAGCCCCTTTCGCTATTTTCAAAATTCCAATCAATCCGAGAATGACGCTTTGGATTCTCTACGCACCGAATCGATTGCCAAGTATGCGGTGGCTGAGACCTATATGGCGTTCGAGCTCTTGGCGGCGGGCGAAGTGATTGAACCGGAAGCTCAGCAAAGCGTCGA
It contains:
- a CDS encoding serine/threonine-protein kinase, whose translation is MIPTPWTPSNTPSTGRVNAAGWLDLPEAEQLRLAELLDQYACRLEQGDTSGAAVLLEEHPELFDHCRGHLESLDLLCRASAPLNPPDIMSDPSAAADTNLLGDYRLGREIGRGGMGVVYEATQMSLRRNVAIKILPFAAVLDQQQVARFRNEAQAAASLHHPHIVPVFAVGCERGVHYYSMQLIDGHTLEQVIKEMSGEGQGNNIEPVKPVAIFDPDEESTIALPIGDRMKGSSRRSATSARPGSLDSPSKENTRRIDAGTTVQTIRNRNFIENTVDLIISVADALDFAHQQGVVHRDIKPSNLLIDSAGKVWVADFGLARVRGLGDLTVEGKVMGTARYMSPEQIGGRPQEIDHRTDIYSLGVTLYELLTLRPAFTDVNRDQLFAAIESDMPTPPRRLNQSIAIDLETIMLKAIAKRKDDRYATAGEMANDLRRFLEGKPTLARRPTPVERAFKWAIRRQRLVTVSFAIAIVVMVGLTFATLLISHQSRLKEQATARAHLHLDQAHALVDRMGGLMTQRLPAVQVVAPLRMEMLREAERYYLDFLRYAEHEPSLQTELAKVQFRLAATYSHLGDVAAAESKYQESLRSYEAVQDGDQWNAEVQADFALCLNNLATLRKEQGRFTEALASYRKATALQNSLLASHVHSARFLREWAMTQNNFALLLWQCAEQQQAERLLVEIESRLTEVLGSAPPDWDAWQQLIESRNVLAAILLDNDIARAEGLLKTNIDDLETMGALSGAQSQRDWKLETAINSLTPATQWAVAQNNLATLLSRKGDYDLATKHVRLSIEMLNQAAENNLNDIDTQEQLGIAHNNLGQLIWSQGSGEDAQAEAALAEFKIAETTFRNRLAVQANHADSISRLGGVLHNIGMVQQRCGNLAAAVDRVTEAMELQAEAVKQAPFHQGYREYLESHRELLDQTLSRIKKSGAPLALEREHPDTAYHDGVQWTWLRATNNGR